The genomic interval AAGCGATGATTGATCAAGGCTCTCTGCTTGGCATCCTTGGGATAGAGTGCATCATCCTTGCCGTACTTTTCCACCAGATACAGCAAGATGGCACGTGATTCCCACAAGGCAAAGTCACCATCAACCAGCGTGGGAATCGTGTGCTGTGGATTAATCTTAACAAACTCTGGCTTCAGATGATCACCCGCATCCAGGTCCACCTGCTTCCTGTTCAGCTCCACACCCAAGGCCTGCGCCAGCATCAGAATCGAGCGGCAGGGCGCCGAGTATAGCATATAGTAAAAGTCCAGCATATTAACTAGAACTAAGAAGTATCAGATtattataaattcaattatatttaataaaccaCAAACGATGTGATTCGAATTTCTGATTTGAATTTTACTTTTGATAAACTTGCCTATGCCGTGTTGTTGTGCTCTTGTCCTTATATAGTTGGCTATAACGGATTAAATAGCTGGAATTCTTTTCGTAATtcacaatttgtattttataagaAACTTTTGAGTATTTGTAAGCCATAAATATTAATGCATTTGTTGATTtacaatgcaacaacaatgggaTTTTAGAATATTAAATGTGCGGCACACATCAAATAACTGTTCTTTATTGCTCTGTGGCCcacattaaaacaaaaaaaaaaaccaatttaatagttttacctACTCTTTGAATGCAATTGCGTCCTTCCTGTTTATGGCGTGCACTTTTGGCAACTGATGTGAGATATTGTGATAGGGCACGGCATGCATCGAGAGAGTAACAGAATGAGAGCAACCGTTATAGTACACTTTGCTAAGACAAATGCGGActtaaagagagagagagcaaacacatacacacactctgTGTAAGAGCTCGTTATACAATTGCCAGCTCTCTGGGCAATTTATTCATCCAACCATGTACTATTATAAATTATGGGTAAGCCCACCCCGCATAAGTACAGTTAACCTGCTCGTAGGCGGGCAGCCACAGAGTCGGGCAATTCTTGTCCGCCCAAGAGTGACTTATAAATAGTTTAAGAGAAAAGCCAATAAGTTTGAACAGTATATATACTAAAAGTAGTTTATCTCTTAAATTGTACTCAGTAAAAATGAATactcttttattttaagcaaaaaaattcatttgcacCAAACTCTCGCTTGATACAAATTTGCACACAACATTTGACGATTTCAAATCGTTTTGTGAGTaattatgaataaattattatataaaatataatactcGCAAATGCTTTAAGCTTATTCGAAGTATTTCTTGAATTCCTGGCAGCCAGCCCAGTTCTCATCCCAGCCGGGACACACCTTCTTCAGGTTCTCGTACCACTTGTTCACGTTGGCGTACTTGCTGATGTCAAAGCCAGCCACCTCGAAGGTGGACACGCTGGCCACCAGGGCAATGTCGGCCACGGTGAGTGAGTCACCAGCGGCATAGGTCTGACCCTCGAGGAAGGTGTTCAGGAAATCGAAGGCAGCCTCGATCTTCTTGAAGGCCTCGGGATCGGCAGGCGCCTTGGCAAACACCTGCGGATAGTAATAGTTGGCAAAGCTCTGGTACAGCGTGCCCATGTCGAAGTACAGCCTCTGGTTAATGACGGCGCGCTTCTTGGGGCACTTGGGGTACAGGGAGTCGGTCTTGCCGTACTTCTCCACCAGGTAGACCAGAATGGCGCGCGACTCCCACAGTGCGAAGCCATTGTCCACCAGAGTGGGAATAGTGTGCTGAGGATTGATCTTCAAGAACTCGGGCTTCAGATGCTCGCCGGCCTGCAGATTCAGCAGCTTCTTGTTCAACTCAACGCCAACAGCCTTGGCCACCATGATGACGGAGCGGCAGGGCGCGGAGCCGGGCAAGTAGTAGAAGTCAGCcattttgttttactataattAGAAGAGCACACAAGACAAACGATCATAAGAGATGCGATCCATAATTGAGCAAAGACACACAACAAGAATTTGGGTCCATAATTATATTGAATATCGCGAGATTCGTAGTCCTCCGATGTCATAgacattatatacatatatttgcggCCTTTGCTTTAACAATTgagttttagttatttttcaTTGGTTTTTTCCACACATCAagtacgttttttttttttggctcaaCAAGTTCTTAGACGatacacagacacaaaaacacagttttatacatacatatatttaacacGCAGACACTTACGTTTAGGATTGTAGAAAACACGCGGCGCACTGTACCAAGTATCAAGCAACACTGTTGGCACTCTAAAGAGACGTTCCGCTTTTATAGACGCCCGCTGTATCAGAAACTGCGAGCGAGCGGCAGGCGGCCGGCCGCTATAAAACCGGCAAACAAATATGAACATAGGTATCTGCTGTTCGCGGGGAGCGCAGTACATAAATGCACACACGCTTATGTATATGGTATAGGGTATATACAAAGTAAGCTGCCATAAAGAGCGCGAGTTGTTTTCGCGTGTTTGCCGTTGCTTTCGcgtatttgttatatttgtatgtatgagTGTGTATGCTTGTACGTGTCAAagctataaaacaaatttataaagaGTTGAATATGCAGCAgatatacaaacatacatacatatgtatgtatcaaaattgtaaattcataataaatacatatgtgcagCAGATACCCTTCACTTGTGTGTGGTGCCACAGAAAGCGGCAACTTTCTAATGAACTTGTTGCACCACATTGCGGATCGGCTCAATTTTTGGAGGAATCATTTGGCTGCTCTCTTTGCTGCCTTGGTGCTCTCAGCACAGCATTCTTTTTGCCGCCTTTTTGCTTGCAAATTTATTCGCATATTTGTTTGTCTCTCTTTGCTAAAATTCTCTACTATTCaattatacatacatgtttctgtgcctgtgtgtgtgtgtgtgctatacAAATGGGTGTgcatataatataaacaatattatattCAATTACGTACACTataaaccttttttgtttatcgcTTTTGTGTGAATTCTTTGCCAGTTGTGCCAGCTGTCGAATCGAACTTAATGCACTTGagattatatttgaaaataatcacAGCAGCTTGTTTGTCGAAACcagcacaaatatttacaaacacATTGATACAGATGTGTATATCCAgcataaatgtatatacatgcacacatacatacgcatgTAGTGCATGCCTACATACATGCTTTGGCAGTAATGCATTTATCGCCCAGAACTACAACTGTGCAGTCATACAATAACTGTGAACTATAATACTGGTACATTTACCAGTAGCCTTGAACGTATCAAATTGagcttacatatatacatgtgcatgtatatgtatgtatatgtatgcttaATAGTATAACACTCTGTGACGGCCAGTTGCCCACGCCTCTGACATGCAAACGATTAAGAGTAAAAGCTTTCCAAAAAAGGTAactaaagtatgtatgtatgtgtgtaggtACCTAAAATATATTGACTTTTCATTAATGGTGACCAAAGCTTACTTTGCTAATGGTGATTACTGGGGCTAATTGCAATACTAGCTATGTAAATGTACATTAACTAGTGAATACAAAAGATACTCTCACACTCTCACAGTAAATATTGCAGGTAAAGTCACGCAAAGTTCTAAcaagacatacatac from Drosophila virilis strain 15010-1051.87 chromosome 2, Dvir_AGI_RSII-ME, whole genome shotgun sequence carries:
- the LOC6629979 gene encoding glutathione S-transferase 1-1 — encoded protein: MADFYYLPGSAPCRSVIMVAKAVGVELNKKLLNLQAGEHLKPEFLKINPQHTIPTLVDNGFALWESRAILVYLVEKYGKTDSLYPKCPKKRAVINQRLYFDMGTLYQSFANYYYPQVFAKAPADPEAFKKIEAAFDFLNTFLEGQTYAAGDSLTVADIALVASVSTFEVAGFDISKYANVNKWYENLKKVCPGWDENWAGCQEFKKYFE